The following are from one region of the Hymenobacter sp. YIM 151858-1 genome:
- a CDS encoding C40 family peptidase encodes MEHGICALSVVPVRAEPADKAEIVTQLIFGDCYSIVQAQGNWVQVRTTADDYLGWMDVKQHTRVSAEYLAAWSAQDHPRSLDVVQMVSNATTRIPITLGARLPFFDGMTLRLGSETYFYNGAATNPLNGHGPLGPADKRTALLLKAGQLFLKAPYLWGGRTLFGVDCSGLMQQLFGLIGVQLPRDARQQIDLGEVVHFVTQTRPGDLAFFDNADGRIIHVGMLLDDQQILHASGEVRVDVLDHNGIFNQQRQKYTHKLRLIKRVLPA; translated from the coding sequence TTGGAACACGGAATTTGCGCCCTGAGCGTGGTGCCGGTGCGGGCCGAGCCGGCTGACAAAGCCGAAATCGTAACGCAGCTGATTTTCGGCGACTGCTACAGCATTGTGCAGGCGCAGGGCAACTGGGTGCAGGTGCGCACCACCGCCGACGACTACCTCGGCTGGATGGACGTGAAGCAGCACACGCGCGTGTCGGCGGAGTACCTGGCGGCCTGGAGCGCGCAAGACCACCCCCGCAGCCTCGATGTGGTGCAAATGGTGAGCAACGCCACCACCCGTATTCCCATTACCCTAGGTGCCCGCCTGCCGTTTTTTGATGGCATGACCCTGCGCCTCGGCTCCGAAACGTATTTCTACAACGGCGCGGCCACCAACCCGCTCAACGGCCACGGCCCGCTGGGCCCCGCCGACAAGCGCACGGCCTTGTTGCTGAAAGCCGGCCAACTGTTCCTGAAAGCACCGTACCTGTGGGGCGGCCGCACGCTGTTCGGCGTCGATTGCTCGGGCCTGATGCAGCAGCTGTTCGGGCTGATTGGCGTGCAGCTCCCCCGCGATGCCCGCCAGCAAATCGATCTAGGCGAGGTGGTGCACTTTGTAACCCAAACCCGCCCCGGCGACCTGGCCTTTTTCGACAACGCCGACGGCCGCATCATTCACGTGGGCATGCTGCTCGACGACCAGCAGATTTTGCACGCCAGCGGCGAGGTGCGCGTGGATGTGCTCGACCACAACGGCATCTTCAACCAGCAACGCCAGAAGTACACCCACAAGCTGCGCCTCATTAAGCGCGTGCTGCCTGCCTAG